A window of Coturnix japonica isolate 7356 chromosome 2, Coturnix japonica 2.1, whole genome shotgun sequence contains these coding sequences:
- the RAMP3 gene encoding receptor activity-modifying protein 3 isoform X3 produces the protein MMLGLAGVHQQINLCNESLMLEKLPACGKFFEEKMKKVDSKKWCNLTEFIMYYNNFTQCTEREANNASCFWPNPLAESFITGIHKQFFSNCTLDSVHWEDPPNEILITLIFVPVMLTCAMIMLVVWCSKRSDILV, from the exons ATGATGCTTGGATTAGCAG GTGTGCATCAACAGATTAATCTCTGCAATGAATCTCTCATGCTAGAAAAGTTGCCTGCCTGTGGAAAGTTCTttgaagagaagatgaaaaaagtgGACTCCAAAAAATGGTGCAACCTGACAGAATTTATCAT GTATTATAATAATTTCACCCAGTGCACAGAACGTGAAGCCAACAATGCAAGTTGCTTCTGGCCAAACCCTCTTGCAGAGAGCTTTATCACTGGAATTCATAAACAGTTCTTTTCAAACTGTACTTTGGACAGCGTTCACTGGGAAGATCCGCCAAATGAAATTCTCATAACTCTGATCTTTGTTCCAGTCATGTTAACATGTGCCATGATAATGCTGGTAGTATGGTGCAGTAAAAGAAGTGATATCCTAGTGTAA